In the genome of Stomoxys calcitrans chromosome 4, idStoCalc2.1, whole genome shotgun sequence, the window TTTGTTTTTGGTACCTTTAGTTCGCGAGTTAATAGCTGTTTTGTCTTCTAAAGAAGGAAGCGGTATAGGGTTTTGATTACCCTGCATGGAAAATAgaatttttcagaattttagAATTAAGAATTTTATACAATATATAGCTCGCTATTACGCTAGTTATTAAGGGTTTTGTCCTGGATTAAAAGGGAAGTAACACAACTACAACAATAGATGGCGCTGGCTAATAGCCAATGACAGAGTTGCCAAGtttaaacaaagtttttttttaaagcatttttCAGTAATGCAAACAATAGATGGCACTCTATCGCTGCCACTTCACACATGACAATGTATCCATGCCTTTGAATTTTACTTTTCCTTTGGGTTGATAAAAACGCAATAGCTCGTGAAGCAAACCTAAATAAATAGCTAAAAGGATCGACTCTCCTTGGAGACTAAGTAAAATCGTATATTGATGCCTCCTTTAGACGACAAAATGGCTAAtaactagttgttgttgttgtagcagtgtgttgtacaccgaggcggcagcccttgccgatgaaggattccatcgggtcaatccggtacgtacaaccggctgccatgggattgctaatAACTAGTGAACGAGAGGggctagaaacaaaattttaactattttAGATAGGTAGTTGACAACATATTTTATGTTAATAACCTCTATTTTGCAGTTAAGAACACAGGTTCGTCCAGCTATCCAAAACAGGATATAGGTTTTTAATTAGCCTGCATGGAAAATAGAATTTTTTCAGTCATGcattacattttaagttttatatcTAGCTCGTCTATTTCGCTAATTATTAAGGTTTTTATCCCGGGTAAAAAGGTAGCAACACCACAACAacaatagatggcgctgtctTATAGAAAAAATGGCAGAGTTACCAAATTTAAACGCATTTTCAACAATCGCAATGTTTCCATTCCTTTGACTTTTTTTTGGGTTAATAAAAATGGTAATAGCTAGTGAAGTAAACCTgctagaaacaaaatttaaactgTTCTGGATAGCTGAAAGGATCGACATTCTTAGGAGACTAAGTCTATTGATGACTCCTTTGGACAAGAAAATGGCTAATAACTAGTGAACGAGAGGagctagaaacaaaattttaactgcTTTAGATACGTAGTGGAACCCTTGCTCTTGCATTACTAAAAATGTGCAAGTTATATGAGAAAAATCGATCGacattttttttggttaataaCCTCTATTTTTGGagcttttttgtaaatttttgattACAATCTTTTATAACAGCAACAAGGGTTCTTCCAGCTAtctaaaacagctgttttgtcTTCTAAAGAAGGAAGCGATACAGGTTTTTAATTAGCCTACATGGAAAATAGAATTTTTCAGTCGTGcagaataatttaaaattttatatagctcGTCTATTTCACTAGTTATTAAGGTTTTTGTcctggataaaaaaaagaagcaaCACCACTACAATATTAGATGGCGCTGGCTAATAGCCAATGGCAGAGCTGCCAAGTTTCAATTCTTGCAGGTAAAAACGAAGGAAACAAtcaatgaatatatatatatatacatctcCCACTACGCCTGTCGCCTTGAGAATAGACCTATAGTAAGAAAACACAAAGGATGCACTTTAAAATTTAAGTTGAAAtcgttgttttctttatttaggaatatacaataaataaattgatCTGAGTGAGTCCGGCATATGTCTAATTTATCGGTTGGTGTGGTAATTATTGGTATTGGATAATTAAACATATTTGACTACATACTTTGATTTTCTTAAATACgccttgttttctttttcaattaaaatgtttttgttacagaattttcttggttttttttacaaatttcttaaattagTTTATAAACTATTCGAACATAAAACGAAAAGAACGTGTCCCAAAAGCAACAAACTGGTGAAACAATTCAACTATCGGAAAATTGTTTTCGAAACACACTTGAATCAAAACAATTTTGTCCATGACGTAGGTGTATGATTTCTTAACCACACGACAAGTTACAGGTGTAAATGCTTATcgcatttaataaaaaatgtgtaggagtgtgtgtgtgtgtgtgtgtatgagtgttAAATGAAAATCACTAATTTACCACATGAGTGTCGAATGtggaaaataaatttgtgtttttgggcgatgatgatgatgatgaatgaAATATAAAGGAATTGCACACTAACCCTGGCTGAAATGGCAAGTTATGACACCCTTGAAGTAAATGGGTGATATGTCGAAAAATAGGAATGGGAATGATAATACTTAAAATGCAGTGTATTCGTGTGATGGCAAACTCTCAATGAAGAAATAATGATGGCCAAAGGTTGAAATTATGCGCTAAACACTAGAAATGTAAATGGAGTGTCCTCGCTTGGTAAGGAAGATAAGGAATGCAATATGTGGTAAAGGCCCTTTTCTCTGTTATTTGTATGTGGCCACAAAGTCCTCATATAGGTTCTGCTTAATCATTGCCTTGCTGAGCAATCACTAAAATCTTTGGATTTCGATCTTTATCAATAGTTGTAAGAGAGTATTCCTATATTCAACCGATgagataataaaataatatgacGTTTACTTTCTAATacattttggtgtaaaaatatgtatgtgtatggaCAAAATACAAACAGAAAATACAATAAGGGGATTGTTTGCAACACAAGCACAGCTTATGGGCTTATGAAATAAATATCTTAAATTGGTATGTGCTTCTTTGGTTAAGCTCTAATGAACTAAGGTCTGCCTTTTGGTTTTGATGTTGTCTTTGTATTCGGATGGGGCGCTCGTTTCTATTTGTGTTGCTCTATTTACAATATCTTGGGCCTGACTTGTGGCTGGTGTTTTGGTCTGTTGCGATGTTGTTGGCACCGATCCCGCCTTAGGCAAATCACATGATGTAGTGCAGGCTGGCGAAGAAGTCTCAACCACTCTCTTAGGGGTTGTTGGGGGAGAAGGGTTCACAGTTGTATTGTCATCTTCGCCGTCATCGGTTTGCTCTGCAGAattacttttgatttttattgctTGTGAGGCATAACGCTGCACTATTTCGCCCGATGTCTGTTTAAAAGTCTCCGACATTAGTTTGTGCACACTCTCCATAAGTTCAGGTAAGTCGTTTTTAGTCAGCCCTTCGGTGCTTATGGCTGGTAAAGTGGTGATAATGATATTGCCAGCattcaatattttctttttatcatTCAAGAAGGTACAATAGGAGCTGAATACCACTGGCAATATAGGTATCTGTTCTTCAATAGCCATGTGGAAAGCGCCTTTCTTGAAGTTGTGCAACTCTCCCGTATTTCGCCTCGTACCTTCAGGAAACACCCACAACTTAAtgttctgtttttttattttactattGACCTGATTCAGGGTGTCTCTGGCTTTTTCACCTCTAACACGATCGATGAATATCAAACCAGCCAACCATGCGGCCAGGCCAAAGGGCCAAGCATAAAACAGTTCACGTTTGGCAACGACAGTGCATTTATTCATTACATGCCAAATATTGAACATACCTAAGGGTGGGGGTGTTAACCAAAACAAGAATGTTACCAAtacagttttgtttttcttttaatgtTGTTTTCTGAATGCATCTTGCTTACCCAATACATCTAACGAGGACTGATGATTAGCCACAATAATGCAGGCCCGGTCTTTCTCCAAATGTTCTTTGCCTCGAAGTTCCCATCTGAGACCAATCAGTGTTGTTACTCGATGGCACCAGGTACTGGCCCAACTGAAAAAATTGaacacaaatatttttgaattaatCAATCGTTCAGTTGTAAACATCGTAAATCAATAATTAATTCATTATTTAAGTATGATATAAGGAagatctttttaatttttagtaagCAAAATTGGAGGTCTAGAATGAAAACGCGGCCAAAGTAGTCCAACAtttcccatgaactttccattaagcaacaggggatacttctcccatatcaatcagGGCAgttcgattaatgtttaagctcaatgagtccgaacggcgtgccgcaccacttggtagagaagtttcaaCATCGCAGTATATCtttcaaatgtagccagcattcgtaaagggataaccaccgcataaaaattttctgatgttcgcgaCGGGATTTAAACCCAGACGCTCGGcttcataggcgcacatgctaacatctgcgccacggtgacctcCATGCGGCCAAAGTAGGCCTGAAAATAATATAATGTATATACTCCTCTTACATTTGAAGGAAAGGATTACTTTTACGGATAGATCGACAATAGTGAGAGAAACCGTGTTTTATCACTAAAGCCATGTTAGGAACATCATGTACCTAAAAAGTGCTGCCGAAAGTTGTACACCCATAGCAGTCAAGCAGAGGACAAACGCTGAGGCAACCTATGGCATTCGCTGGGGTATAAACTACTTCCTTGGAGATACCGACTTTGCGGTTGATATATGCCCCTTTTGCGCATTGCTTTGAGCACATATATTTGAAGACTTTCAGATTTGTACATAAAAAATACTAGAAACATTTTTGTAAACTCAATTAAGAGCTCGTACAAGGCAAGTTTTTATAAGTTCGTCACTTACCAACTCCCATCTCTGGATACAAAACACTTATTTTAGCTTTTTAAtgaaaacaatgaaggattCAGAGATCTCTTACATAAATGCGTGTGAGTCGAATTTCAAGAATATTTTAGTCAATGTGAAAAAGCGTTGCCTTTTTTTTTGCACGACACTGTAGATCCAACATTACCTATATGTTCGTCTTGAGCATTTAAAACacgcatttttatccgatttcgctgaaacttgcaacagtgagttgtgtccaGGGGCCTAGGGCAGTCCTGCTGAATATgctccagatcggacaatattcgCTTCCGATTCTTCCGATTTATGGGCATGACCCCATCAAAGACGCATTAATTACATGATTTCGATGAAAgataaatatttggatataccagGTCTGAAcaaaaaataaccgttattttaaattttttcaaaaagtaaatattaGCTGtgcaatttgcacaaatttttactggaagtcgttcgcgtacttcatttgccagcagaagagagcgcgagagagagcaaattttggcagttcaaaaatagagatcCTGCAAATTTCCACTGGGACTTTTTTTGCcaacagaaatttgcaactttgaacagatgttttgtaaaggtcagctgttttatgaaaagcagccgtcacatgaaaatacaaaagctaacaccaaaatggatcaaaaaggcagagttaagtaaaaataaaaatattgtttattggtgattattaaatttttttcactttaatttacttttaatgaagattcaagGCAGCAGCTAGTATTCAGGCACACAAAACACGCCAAATAAAGTTGTAATTTTTCCTCAAGTCGGTTGTTCTACATTATAGGGTAAGTGCTAAATTTGTAGATTTATTGGGAAAATCgtgaaaaatttaaacattgtatccttccagacatGAAGAAAACAAcaatgatcggtttataaggtgttttgatggaatcatcctcatcaGAGAGCTACGATGGAATCAACACatttcctttgaatttgttaaggagggaagatgctgccatggtATTTGGtgtgtctggctgggcagttaaaagtttcgcacagtgggattggaaaaaattagtgtgccaattgtgaacggatacagatatcttcagtgataacacagtgtccgttgcCGCCACATGCCCATATAGAAAGCTCTTTCAGACTCACATCAGTGggcgcagcaatttgtctagtcacAATATCCAGAAGCATTAGGTGGTTAGTCCAGGGCTCCTTTGTCAGTACACCAAGTGCTGCCGACATGGGATCTGAGAACGTTGTTTTCACTTGTGTGTACGTTgttggcatgtaaagcagttgtagtcctatgcagccttcgaaatgcatgctgatgctcggcgaatgaaaattgcCCAACGGGAGTTTTCAgacaggctgaggacagttgtaaggtattcGACTCCAGACAGAtcaagattcttcagcatcagtgtagagcttTCGTTTGGGATCAGCGCCTAGCAAGACTTGGCGccgcggatgacattcgtagcttcgtgccctgtaaattgtgatgggtgtccagcggcacggagatcacggatGCTACGAATGGCTCTGCTTGTATTTTACAAATTAACGTTTACAAGTATCGttagcattttttatttaaaaacaattgttttgataaaaaaaaacaaccaaaacaaaaatcagctgttgttttgcaaattttcactggaagtcgtcGCGTACTTTTGctagcaaattttttcaaaagagtaAAATAGCTCTTACTCtcctggcaaatttttactggaaaagtacgcgaacagacctatttaTTCATTAATAACTATCTTGTCTTCTCAAAGTAATTCCccgcagatttttttttaattttttttctgttttttccaATCCACGAAACACTGCTAAAAAACGCGCTTTTTGGTTAAACAAACCTTATTACTGTTTCTTTTGTATAGTAACAGTTTCTTTCGTATAGTAAAAAATCGAAGAGCACACTACTAAACTTTGTATCTGTCAAAAACAAGATGACAGTTTAAAATGGCTGATATTGCCAACATATATTTAACAGACATGTGTACCAACATAACAGAAATTTGAAATTAACGGTTATTTTTTGTTAATGCTgaaattattggcgcctttaaataaccaataaccATAAGTgaccgcggcgatcggtcctacgGACCAGGATGAACTTGCACActtataggagcttgacgaggatagcTATATCTTCATgtaaatgtgactacaacaacaactgaaatAAGGTAACAGATGTTTTGCAACTACAAATACTGAAATTATTGacgccttttaataaccaataacCATAAGTTCGCGCGGACATCGgacgagcttgacgaggatagctacatccacatgcaaatgtggctgcaGCAACAACTGTCCATTTTTCACATTAAAcgtctcatatatatgtatcagaGGATCCATATGAGAATGTATGTTATGGCTTTAATAAGGTTACAAACGTTTTGCAAAAGTTAatgttgattatttttaggaaaTATATGTGGCTTATCTAGCTGCTGTGAAACTTTCCATCCTATACACATTTTACAACCTTTTTTTcgacatatgtacatacataagcTCATATCATCGTTTGACATAGTGGACACTTTGATTTCCATTTTTGCTCATTTCTTTCATTGATTTTATGGACAAATACTATTGAACTTATTTCTTATCTCAGACGTTTGATAGATTACAAAGAAATCACACCATGAGTTATAGATTTCTTAGCTTCATTGCAGTTTTatggatttcaataaaaaaaaaaatccacttcGAGTACCATATCGTGCGGCTAGTGtgtgaatttgtttttaaagttCCCAGAGAAATGATACTTATTTTCTTATCAATACCTGTATAGCGGCGTTTAATAATTTCTATTTCTATATCTTAAGTGTTTTAATTATACCATACACACTTGACAAAGAGATATGATTGTATTTCTGTATTTCCATTCAAAAGtgtatagaaaaattggaaattgaATTTTCAATTGATCTCTGAAATGTATTGAAATAGTTGAAATATTGATAAGGGATATCCCAAATTTTAAATGATTATTGTTAAAAAATGGGTATAACTGGTCTGCCATTTTAGACTTGActatttcaaacaaaatatgTTACATTTATTAGCCTAAGGCCATAACTGCCATATCTGCAAGACAATAAATAGCCCCTCCCACATAAAAATTACCAATAATAGCTATAAAACTACGAGCTTTAATGGGATTTCTGATTCACTTGGTTAACTGACATGTAAGGGGTCTATTAATCAATCAATCTTGTTTTCATCACTTCACCAAAAGAGTTTTTCCGATACGTAGACCTTTAAGAGTCCTCAATGATGTCATTTGACTAGACCAATAGAATTATTGTCGAATTATCAGGTTGTTGTCATTAATCATAACTTCGGCCAGCAGCTACCTTCGGGTAGCACCAGCGGTAATTGGCATTCCAAAATAATTGTTACTTGGCAGTCATGACAACTAATTACTTGGGCATAGTTTCAGGGAGTTAGTGACAAAAAAGTGGAAATATCCAAAATATAATGCGCATGCTGCCATTCAATTCCTGGGGAAGTAATAAGGAATTGAATCTTCTTTCGAATGAAATTATTCGTGTTTGTGATTTAAATTACAATGCTTGCATTTCC includes:
- the LOC106085743 gene encoding 1-acyl-sn-glycerol-3-phosphate acyltransferase alpha, with product MTSYIELFGLIVLLMLPFLYESSHIFRYYFKFLIYYGIVSFNSIVLIPAFLFRPCDVRNLLWASTWCHRVTTLIGLRWELRGKEHLEKDRACIIVANHQSSLDVLGMFNIWHVMNKCTVVAKRELFYAWPFGLAAWLAGLIFIDRVRGEKARDTLNQVNSKIKKQNIKLWVFPEGTRRNTGELHNFKKGAFHMAIEEQIPILPVVFSSYCTFLNDKKKILNAGNIIITTLPAISTEGLTKNDLPELMESVHKLMSETFKQTSGEIVQRYASQAIKIKSNSAEQTDDGEDDNTTVNPSPPTTPKRVVETSSPACTTSCDLPKAGSVPTTSQQTKTPATSQAQDIVNRATQIETSAPSEYKDNIKTKRQTLVH